A genomic stretch from Salarias fasciatus chromosome 18, fSalaFa1.1, whole genome shotgun sequence includes:
- the gtf2b gene encoding transcription initiation factor IIB produces MASSSRDFLALPRVHCPDHPDAILVEDYRAGDMICPDCGLVVGDRVIDVGSEWRTFSNEKALKDPSRVGDAQNTLLNGGDLTTMISKGTGAASFDEFGNSKYQNRRTMSSSDRAMLNAFKEISTMADRINLPRNIVDRTNNLFKQVYEQKSLKGRANDAIASACLYIACRQEGVPRTFKEICAVSRISKKEIGRCFKLILKALETSVDLITTGDFMSRFCSNLGLPKQVQMAATFIARKAVELDLVPGRSPISVAAAAIYMASQASAEKKTQKEIGDIAGVADVTIRQSYRLIYPRAAELFPPDFKFDTPVDKLPQL; encoded by the exons ATGGCGTCTTCGAGCCG agatTTCCTGGCCCTCCCCAGAGTTCACTGTCCCGACCACCCAGATGCCATATTGGTGGAGGACTACAGAGCGGGAGACATGATTTGTCCTGACTGTGGCCTTGTAGTAG GTGATCGTGTCATAGATGTGGGCTCTGAGTGGAGGACGTTTTCAAATGAGAAGGCCCTCAAAGATCCCTCCAGAGTGGGAGATGCCCAAAACACACTACTGAATGGAGGAGACCTCACGACCATGATCAGCAAG GGAACTGGCGCTGCAAGTTTTGATGAATTTGGGAACTCCAAGTACCAGAACCGCCGGACCATGAGCAGCTCCGACAGAGCCATGCTCAACGCCTTCAAAGAGATCAGCACCATGGCAGATCGCATCAACCTGCCCAGGAACATCGTA GACAGAACAAACAACCTCTTCAAGCAGGTCTATGAACAGAAGAGCCTGAAAGGCAGAGCCAACGACGCCATCGCCTCGGCCTGTCTCTACATCGCCTGCAGACAAGAGGGCGTCCCAAGAACTTTCAAAG AGATCTGCGCCGTGTCTCGGATCTCGAAGAAGGAGATCGGCAGGTGCTTCAAGCTGATCCTGAAGGCGCTGGAGACGAGCGTGGACCTCATCACCACTGGCGACTTCATGTCCCGCTTCTGCTCCAACCTGGGCCTGCCCAAGCAGGTGCAGATGGCGGCCACCTTCATCGCCAGGAAGGCCGTGGAGCTGGACCTGGTGCCCGGCCGGAGCCCCATCTCGGTGGCCGCCGCAGCCATCTACATGGCCTCTCAGGCCTCTGCGGAGAAGAAGACCCAGAAAG AAATCGGAGACATTGCCGGCGTGGCGGACGTCACCATCAGGCAGTCGTACAGACTCATCTATCCTCGAGCTGCAGAACTTTTCCCTCCAGACTTCAAATTTGACACACCTGTCGACAAACTACCTCAACTGTGA